A portion of the Phycisphaerales bacterium AB-hyl4 genome contains these proteins:
- a CDS encoding Zn-ribbon domain-containing OB-fold protein: MLPETEPFWQAAKRHELVFQQCRACGQRMHFPRLMCHQCLSKDVEWIPSAGRGTVYSYTIVHQAAHESFASEVPYVYAIIDLDEGIRMISNVVGVEPAAVTIDMPVKVMFDDVTPAISIPRFTPA, from the coding sequence ATGCTGCCTGAGACGGAGCCTTTCTGGCAAGCGGCCAAGCGACATGAACTGGTGTTTCAGCAGTGCCGCGCCTGCGGGCAGCGAATGCACTTCCCCCGGCTCATGTGTCACCAATGCCTGTCGAAGGATGTGGAGTGGATCCCTTCCGCCGGCCGCGGCACGGTCTACAGCTACACGATCGTTCATCAGGCGGCTCACGAGAGCTTCGCGTCAGAGGTTCCCTACGTGTACGCGATTATCGATCTGGATGAGGGCATTCGGATGATTTCGAACGTCGTCGGCGTCGAACCCGCGGCCGTGACCATTGATATGCCCGTCAAGGTGATGTTCGACGACGTCACCCCGGCGATAAGCATTCCCCGCTTCACCCCAGCTTAA